DNA sequence from the Brachybacterium sp. P6-10-X1 genome:
CCAATCCGAGGGCGAGAACGGCCGCGAAACCGGCGATGCCGAGGATCGGATTGGGGATACCGAAGGCCGAGGCCTGCGGGGTGTCCATCACCGAGCCGCAAGAGAGCACCGGATTGAGGCTGCACGAGGGGACGTAGCTGGGGTCCTCAATCAGTGCAATCTTCTCGATCAGCAGCACGACGGCCATGACCAGCCCGATTGCGCCGGTGACCGTGAAGAGCATCCCCAGACCGCGTGGCGCCCTCGAATCCCGAGGCGACCCGGCGGCCGGGCCGTCAGCCTTCGAGCGCGGCATCGAGAGGATCCGTGAGGTCCTCGACCCGGGTAGGCTCCAGGCGCTCCCCGTCGACGAAGAAGGTGGGGGTGCTGGTGACACCGAGCGCCTCGGCGTCGGCAGCACTCTGCTCGATGCGCGCGAGGGTGGCCGGATCGTCATAGACCTGCTCGAAGCGCTCCATGTCGAGCCCGAGCTCCTCGGCATACCCGAAGAACGCTTCCCGCTGCGACGTCTCCTGATGACTCCACTCGTCGGCGTTCTCGAACAGCGCCTTGTACATGGCCTCGAATTCGCCCTGCTCCCCGGCGGCCTCAGCCGCCTTGGCGGCTTCGACAGAATTTCCGTGCAATGGCAGGTACCGCACCACGAAAGTCACCCGGTCGCCGTACTCGGCACGAATCTCTTCGACCGCGGGATACAGGGAGAGACAGGCCTCACACTCGAAGTCGAGGTACTCCACGAAGACGGCCTCGCCACCCTCCGACAGCCGCGGGCTGTCCTCTCGCACGAGCTGCCCCGTCGCGGCTCCGGTGGCCTCCGAGGAATCGGCCTGGTCTTCCTTCGGGTCCAGGAAGATCACGAACCCTGCGAAAACCACGGCGGCCACGGCAATCAGTCCCAGGGTGAGCTTGACGCTCCTGCTCATGCCTGTCCTCCTGTGGTCGTCGACTTTCGCAGATCCTCTCTGACGAGGCTGTATGACCCCTGCGAAGCGGCGCGTCTGCGCGTCCGAGCAGCGCGCATTCCGTTGGCGATGACGACGACCTCGGCGACCTCGTGGACCAGGACGACCGCGGCGAGACCGAGGACGCCACTCAGTGCAAGAGGTAGGAGCACGACGATGATCAGCAGCGACAGGACGATATTCTGGTTCATGATGCGTCGTCCACGACGGGCATGGTCGAACGCGGCCGGGAGGAGACGCAGGTCGTGCCCGGTAAACGCAACGTCGGCCGACTCGATGGCTGCATCCGAACCGGTGGCACCCATCGCGATCCCGATATCCGCGGCGGCCAGTGCCGGGGCGTCGTTGATGCCGTCTCCGATCATCGCCACCGGAGCGGTACGGGAGAGCTCACTGACCGCGGCGGCCTTGTCCTCGGGGCGCAGCGCGGCCCGCACATCGCTGATCCCGGCCTGGTTCGCGAGGGCTTGCGCGGTGCGCAGGTTGTCTCCAGTGAGCATGGTGATCCCGGTGCCTCGTCCGCTCAGGGTGCGGATCACCTCGGGAACTTCTGGCCGCAGCTCATCGCGCACTCCGATCGCGCCGACCGGCTCATGCTTGTGGTGCACGATCACCACAGTCATCCCCTGAGCCTCGAGCTCCTCCACTTGCTCCGCGAGGGCGCCCGATGCCAGCCAGCGCGGGCTTCCGACCGTGATCACCGCTTCACCGACGACTCCCTGGATGCCCTGGCCGGCCTGCTCCATCACTTCCGTCGCCGTCGGCGCTCCGGGCGCAGCGGCGGTGATCGCGGCGGCCAGCGGGTGGGTGCTGTGCTGCTCGAGCGCGGCCGCCCAGCCCACTACCTCGCTCTCGACGGCATCGATAGTAAGGACGGCGGTGACGGTCGGCTCATTACGGGTCAGGGTGCCCGTCTTGTCGAGAGCGACGTGGCGGATGCCGCCGAAGCGTTCGAAGATCGCTCCGGACTTGATGACCACCCCGAACTTGCTGGCCGAGCCGATCGCCGCGACCACGGTGATCGGCACGGAGATCGCCAACGCGCACGGCGATGCGGCGACCAGGACGACCAGCGCGCGGGTGATCCACAACTCCGGATCGCCGAACAACGATCCGAGCAGCGCGACCAAAGTCGCAAGGATCAACACTCCAGGGACCAGCGGGCGGGCGATACGGTCGGCGAGACGGGCGCGGTCGCCCTTCTCGGCTTGGGCCTGCTCGACCAGCTCCACGATGGTCGTCAGCGAGTTGTCCGTCCCTGCTGCTGTCGCCTCGACCTCGAGTGCGCCGGCGTTGTTGATCACCCCTGCGGAGACCTCATTGCCCGGTTCGACCTCGACGGGAATCGACTCACCGGAGATCGCGGAAGTGTCCACGCTGCTATGTCCCGAGCGCACGATCCCGTCCGTCGCGATCCGCTCACCGGCGCGCACCAGCATCACCTGGCCCGCTGTCAGATCTCTTGCGGCGAGCGGAGTCCACGTACCGTCGATGGAGACGGTCGCGATGTCGGGGACCAGCTTCAACAGCGCCCGCAGTCCGCCACGAGCCCGATCCATCGCCTTGTCCTCCAGCGCTTCTGCGATCGAGTACAGGAACGCCAGCGCCGCAGCTTCCTCGATGTAGCCGAGGATCACCGCACCGACTGCGCTGATTGTCATCAGCAGACTGATGCCGAGCTTGCCCTTGAACAGCGCCCGGATCGCGCCGGGCGTGAACGTTGAGGCGCCCAGGAGCAGGCCACTCCAGAAGAGCGCCAGAGCAGGAATCTCCGCTCCGGACCACTCACAAAGGAGACCCGAGAGGAACGCGATGCCGGAGAGCACGGGAAGGAGCACCTCGCGGTCCTTCCACCAGGGCCCGTCGTCATCGTCGCCATTCCTGACGTCGACGCTGTCCACCTGCGGATCCGTCACCGCGCTCACGCGAGTGCCTCCGCATCGCAGCAGCCCGGAACCGAGCAAGTAGGATTCAGGCACACTGCACTCTCATCGACCGCGAGAGTCACCTCGACCAGCGCGTTCAACGCGGCGGTGAGATGCGGATCGGCGATCTCATACCGGGTCTGCCGACCCTCCGGCTCAGCGACCACGATCCCGCAGTCCCGGAGACAGCTCAGATGGTTCGACACGTTCGGCCGCGTCAGCTCAAGCTCGCGTGAGAGCACCGCTGGATAGCTCGGAGCTGCCAGCAGTGTCAGCAAGATTCGTGACCGCGTCGGATCGGCCATCGCGCGACCCAACCGGTTCATGACGTCCAAGCGAGAAGCAATAGTCAGCATAGGGTGACCATACAGTGTTCACTGACCCATGCGGGAGGACCCGCGTTGACTCATCAGGAATGCCCGCGAAATGGTTTCGTTGCCTCATGAGATGGATGCCCGCGTAGTTCGGCGTGTCCTGGGCCGTGGCAGCGTCCGGCGGGCCGAGCGTGAGGCATGGGACTAACGATGAGGCAGCGGCAAGCGGTGACCCGGCAGGTGGCGATCAGGTATCGGTCGGCGTCCAAGGGCGCTAACGCGGTGATCCTAGACGAGCTGTGCGCGACCATAGGATGGCACCGGGACCACGCCCGTAAGGCGCTGCGGCAGATGCTGAGGCCGCGTCCAACGAGGCACACACGGCGAAAGCCGGCCACGCCTCGGGAACCCGACGTGCGGGCCAGAGGTGATGGCCGTGCTGCGGAAGGTGTGGGCGGTGATGGGCACTCCGGCGGGCAAGCGGATGGCGCCGTTCATGGGCGAGATCGTCGACCGGCTGCGCGCATGCGGAGAGCTCGACATCAGCGACGAGACCGCCGGCATGCGGAAGGGAGGAACCGGTATTACACCCTCCAGACGGCCCTTATCCTTGGATTGGCGCAGGGTCGAGAACGAACGCGATCTTCTCAGTAGGAGTATCAACGTGCAGTCGTCCCATTCGCCTGCAGTGAGGAACGGGGACTGCGGTCACGGCTGGCCAGTAAGGCGACGGTGGCTGCTACGAGGGGCGTGGCCGTCCCCAGCATCATTACTGTGACCGGCGCTTCCGTCATCTGTCCGCTCACGTCCTCTCTCCGAGCTCGACAGGCCACCGCCGGTCCCGGACGGACACGCCGGACCCGGCTCCGTCCCGCCGATGGTGCGCGCCGCCCACTTCCTGGGCGAGCATCCACTATCGGGAGGGGTCGATCATGACGGGCATCGTGCGCAAGCGGGACACTGGGGAGAAGGGCAACGGGGGCGAGTTCGGGACCACGAGGCGCGGCGAGGCCGACGTGCAGGTCACCTCTGACGCTGGCGGTGATGACGCCGCGGGTGCGGCGCTGATCAATCGGTTCGGGTTCGATGTGCGCACAGCGGATCCGGTCGAGTTCGACGTTCATGCGAAGTCGGCGGCGGCGCAGCTGTCGTCGGCCCTCGCGCGTCAGCGTGTGCATCTCGGTGCGCTGCACCGGGCGATTGGGGACCGAAAGCAGGCCGGCGGCTCCTGGGGCAAGAGTGACGAGGAGGTGCTGGCCGCGGCCCGTGAATGGGTGACCCTGGCGGATGGCGGAGCGGCATCCGAGTCGACAGCGCGGCGACTCCGTGTACCGCTGCGTGAGGCGCAGGTGGACCAGGAGAAGGCGGAACACGCCCGTGAGCAGGTCGACGACCTGGAGGAGGCGTTCCGGATTCGAGGCGGTTGGAACCGCGCCTTCCTCGTCGCGAATGCGAACGGGCACGTGCATTCGAGCACCAACTGCTCGAGTTGCCGACCCACGACCCAGTACGCGTGGATGACCGACTACTCCGGGGCCGACGAGAAGGCCATCGTCGCGGATGCCGGGTACCGGGCCTGCACGGCCTGCTACCCGACGGCGCCGGTGGGGGATCAGCGTTCCCTGCCGACGAAGATGCTCACCGACGAGGAGAAGCAGGACGAGGCCAGCCGCGAGAAGGAGCGTGCTGCCCGGTCGGAGAAGAAGGCGAAGGCCGCCGCCAATGCTCCGACCTCCACGGGCGAGCCGCTCATGGTTGCGGACGGCATGAGTCGCCACCCGGAGACGCTGAAGACCGAGCGGACGGCAAGGAGCTGGGCGATAGACGGTGTGCTGGAGGAGGCCTCGTTCGTCGCCTACCGGGAACAGTTCGACGACGCCAGCACGGACTTCCCCGGCTCGACGGTGAACCGGTCCAGCCGCGATGTGATCGTGGAGTCCCTGGCGGACAAGCACGGCACCGATGCGGACGCCATCCGTGACGAGCTGCGCCAGAAGGCCCATGCGAAGGCGAAGCGGGAGTACTCCGATGAGGCGCTTCGGGCCCGGGTGGCCGGGCAGATCGATGACCTGTTCCGCCCTAGCGCCTGACCGGCCCGGCGTCCTGCGAGGATGACGTCTCGCCCACTGAGGAGAACATGAGCACCGCGAAGAAGAGACCATCGCGCCTGGCAGGCCTTGTCCGACTCCTCCTCCTGCTGGGTGCTGTGGCGCTGGCCGCGCTGTCCATCGGGGCACGTACTTCGGACATCTCGGAGGTCTTCGACCACGTGCGCGACAGCCTGCTGGGCTCGTCCCCGGCACAGGCCGCATCGGAGGGCCAGTGGCTGCAGTCCGGGGCGACGAGCATCGACCCGCAGCAGCTGGCGAGCCTCGATGTCGCCCAGCAGGATCGCTCCGACGACGACTACGAGCGGGCTGAGTTCGGCGACGGCTGGGAGAGCACCGGGGACGGCTGCGACGTGCGCGACACGATCCTGGATCGTGACCTGGTGGAGGTGGCCTACGAGGCCGGGTCCGACTGCGAGGTCACCGACGGGACGCTGCACGATCCGTACACCGGGACGAAGATCCAGGGGGACCTGAGCGAGAGCATCCAGATCGACCACATCGTCTCCCTCTCCGATGCCTGGTACTCCGGCGCCGAGGACTGGAGCGCCGAGAAGCGCGAATCCTTTGCCAACGACCTGGACAACCTTGTCGCCGTCGACGCCTCGGCGAACATGTCCAAGAGCGACGACTCCATCGCCGAGTGGTACACCGACTGGGACCCGCCCAGCGAGACCGCGCAGTGCCGGTATGCGGCCCAGTACGTGGATGTCCTGGCCAGCTATGACCTGTCGGTGACCAGTGACGACTACAAGCTGCTGAAGAAGCTCGAGAGCGACTGCAAGGACCTCGCCTGAGTGCCCCGCCCACTTCCCCGGCGTGAAGCGTCGATCACCAGGAGGGGCCATGATGAGCAGCATCGTCCGCAAGCGCGAGACCGGCGAGATGGGCAACCGGGGCGAGTTCGGGACCGTGACTCGCGGGGAGGCCGCCGTCGATGTTGGTACGGCCACTGATGGCTACACCCCGCCACCCGGGCCTGACTCCGAGCAGCGGTATACGGCCAAGAAGCGCGAGGCCAACAACGCATTCCAGCGGTACGAGACGCTCAGCGCTGAGGTCAACGAGATGGCCGTCGACTCGATGAGCCGCACCGCCGCCGAACAGGCACCGACTGATGCGGTCGCCGTCGGGATCGCTGCCGAGTACGACGAGCTCGAACGCCCCGAAGACACCCTGCGCGGCATCCGCTGGGTCCGCGACGACGGCAGCATCGGCGAACTCGACGACGAGACCGAAGTACGGATGGGGGATACCTGGTCCGACGTGGATCGCAGCATGATCCCGTGGCACCAGCACGCGGGCCTGGTCGAGCGCGGAGACAGTGGACTGCCCGCAGACGAGCTGACCCGGGAGGACGTCGAGTACGTGATCCCCATCCGCGGCCGCGAGCACGGCATGGACGAACCGACGTCCTGGCGATGAGCCCCGTCCCATGGCTGAGCAGATCCGCCCACTGCGAGAGCCCCCGATCTGCAACAGGAAGAGACGATCATGTTCAACGACCGGATCAAGCGGCTCGTCCACCCGGAGGGCTACGGGTTCTGGCTGGACCCCGATGGGTTCTTCACGCTCTTCGGGGCGATCATCGCCACCGCTGCACTTTCAGTGCCCATCGGCGTGCCTGACACGGTCAGGCAGATCGGCGACTCAACATCGGAAGCGCCCGTGGTCACCACGCTCGTCAGCGCCGCCGTGTACCTCGCGATGAGTCGTGCCTTCGCGTCTGTCGTCCAGGCCTGGGCTCCCGCAGACTTCGAGGCGACTGGCCGATTCCACGCCTGGATCGCCGGCTTCGGAGTCGTCCTGACCCTCGGCATCGTGGTACTGGTCAGCTGGCCCCTTCCGGACTTCGTCGACTCGGGGTACGCGGGTACCGCGGTGCGCCTTGCCGCCATCGTCGGTTACCTCGTTGCTGGTGGCATTCCGCTTCGGCGAGTCCTGAAGCGTCGAAACACCTGGACGCGGAACAAGATCGAGGAGCTCCAGCAGAACCGGGGTTGACCGGGTTTCCGCGGCCTGGTGGCAGGTCCCGCCCACTTCCACCAGGTGAGACCACCACGAGGAGGGAGCCGATCATGGCGACGACGAAGACCCGAGCAGGCACCGGTGCGAAGGTGCGCAAGCGCGACACCGGGGAGGCTGGCAACCGAGGCGAGTTCGGGACCGTCACGCGCGGGGAGGCCGAGGTGGCGGTCCCGGCGTCGGGAACCGGTTCCGGCCCCCGGGTCGGCGAGGAAGTCGAGATCGACCCCAGCGCCCGGATCGACGAGGGCGTCACCGTCGGTGACGATGCCGTCATCGGCGCGGACGTGACCATCGGACCGGATGTCACAATCGGCGAGGGCGTCGTGGTCGGTGACGGGTCCACGATCAGCGCCGGCACGAACATCGCAGACGGGGCCCGGCTGGTCGAAGCCATCACGGTGGGCGAGGGGGTCACGATCGGCGAGGACTCGACCATCCAGGCACGCGCCACGCTCGGAGACGGCGTGATCCTCGGCGAGGAGGTCTGCGTCGGCACCGAGTCACGGATCGGCCGCGACGTGCAGATCGAGCCGGACACTCGCATCGGTGCGAACGTGACCATCGACGAGAATGCCACCGTCGGGGAGGCCAGCGAGATCGAGAAAAGTGCAAAGGTCCGCCACTCCGCCCGCATCGGCGAGCAGTCCACCATCGGGAAGTCCGCAGAGCTCCAGGCGAGCACGGTCCTCGGCGACGGCACCAGCATCGGGTCCCGCAGCCGACTGGCGGGCACCTTCGGTGACGGGTTGAAGGTCGGGACCCGCAGCCGGCTGCTCGGCGGAGCCACATGGGGCCATGATGTCGAGGTCGGCGACGGGGTGAAGGTCCAGGTCGATGAGCGGTCCCGCTTCGCCGACGGCACCAACCTGGCGGACAAGGCCTCGCTCAGCAACTCCTGCGTGCGGGGCGAGCTGTCGATGGGCGAGGACGCGACGGTCGCGGGAGGGAAGGAGAGCCCCGGCACGTTGGACGGTGATGTCGCCATCGGGGCCAGCGCGACCCTGAACGGTGCGTTCCGGGTCCGCCACGGCGTGGAGGTCGGCGAGTCCGCGCAGATCGACGGACCGAAGGGAGGTTTCCCGGAGGACGTCGCCACCGAGCTCGACGCTGACTGCGAGGTGATGGACCGCGCGCGGATCCAGCCGGGCGCGCGGCTGGGGGAGCGCACCCTCGTCGGCTCCTCTGCCGAGGTCGGCACGCAGGTGGTTACTGGGGTGGGCACCGAGATCGGGAACCGTGCCACTGTCGGGGACTTCTCCCGCCTGAACGGGTCGATGATCAGCGACGGCGCCCACATCGGGCACGGGGTCGAGACCGAGCACGCTGCGTACGTGGGGGAGGGGACCGTTGTCGAGGACAACGCCGTGATCGAGCCCTACGCCCGCGTCGTCGATGACGGCTACGTGCCGCGTGGCGCTGTGGTCCGCGAGAGCGAGGCCCGAGCGTCCCGCCGGGGACCGGTGTCGCCCACTGGCTGGACATGAGCACCACGATCCAGTCCCGTGTCCCCGCTGCGACGCCGCTGTCGGTTCCGCCCCGGCGTGCCGACACGCTGTTCGGCCCGTCCCCGACCGTCGCCTCCGAACTACAGCCATGCGATCGCTGTCCGTCGGCGGCCGCGAAGATCAGAGCCGACTTCGCGACCGGGCCCGTGTACCGGTGCGGCCATCACGCCCGGGGAGGCTGGGGCGTGCTCGAGCGCACCGCGCTGCGCATCCGCGCAGACGTGCCCACCGGCTCGTTCTACCTGCCGATGGCGCCGCGCTGATTCCGTCCAGCAACCCAGTCCGTCCTGCCAGGAAGCTTCCGTGCCCACTGCCAGGGGCACCACGAGATCGAACAGGAGGAGGATCCATGTTCACCGCGACCCTGACCCCCTGCGAACAGCTGCACGAAGACATCGACCTGCTCGACGCCGCCGGCTGGCCGCGCGAACGCATTGCCCACGAGCTCTCGGACAAGCTCGGACAAGCAGATCGAAGTGATGATCGACGTGTACCTCGCCTGCGGCGACGACTCGGTCGCTGGCGCGCTCAGCGGCACCCTGGAGGGGCCCCGGTAATCGGGTGTCTCAGTGCGCTCGCTCGCGGTATACCTTCGCGAGAGCCCCGATGAGCTCCAGGTCTTCTCTGCGATTCGCGCGGACTGGAAGTGCCTGCGACAGCGTCGGCGCCGAGGGATCCGCGGAGAACTCGCCGAGGCGTAATGCCGAGACGATCGCCTCGACGTCGGGATGACCGTCCAGGTCAACGCGAAGAGTGCATATTGCGTCGGAGATCTCCACGTACGCGCGCTGCAGACGTGCAGATGCGGGCAGGTGGCGCACGTTGAGATGAAATTTCTGTGGCGTAAGCTCGACGACGCGAACCCACAGCGGCTTCAGTCGGAAAAGCTCGACCCGCGCCGATATCTCTTCCAGCACTCTCTCTCCGAAAACTAAGAGCACGGCGCCCGCAACGCAGACACCCAAAGCGAAAGGGGAAAAAGCAAGGACCTTGTCCATGCCGACCGTCTGCCCCAGGTTAAGGAAGACGACGAGAATGACGTTGATCGCAATGAATCCGGCCAGACCGATTGACACCATAAAAAGCGCGATTGTGCTGACGGGCCTCCGATGGAACTCCTTTGGTATTCGAGAGGCACTGGAACGAACTCCCTGGGCAAGGCCCCAAATAGCATGGAGCGGGAAAATGATCAAGTTCACGATGGCGGCGAAATCCCGGTCTCCTGGAATGACGTTCGAGCTGGCGACTCCCGCGTCGAGCAACCCTTCCACCCACGCAACCACGAGCAGCAGGGTCACGATCGCCGAACGTGCCACGGCTCGACGCACGAGCACGCCATCTACGCGCTCGGCTCGCAAGGTCAGGAAGATGATCTCCAGGGCGCCGATCAAGATGCTCGCGGCGATATGCCACACGACAAACCCAACATTGTAAAATTCGGCAGTGATCGACGTTGTCCCGTAGGCGACTCCACCTATCCCAACCGCAAACATTGACACGATCAGCGCCTTCTGTGTCAAAGTAATCTGTTCGCCGTGAAGTCGCCGTAGGCGCTCGATGCCAAGAACCGTCGAGACGAGCGCGGCAGCAATGTATGGCCAGCTTACCGGCATCATTCACCACCAGCGGTCATCGAAATAGGTGTGCCCACCTCGCATTACTCGTCGCCGCAGCTCCGTCGAGATATATGTTGCCACGGTCTCGGCGTCCACTTCTGACGTGTGTTCGTATGCGTTTCTGGCCGCGACAACGGAGCTGACCAACTCTGGATGCAAGCCCGTCAGCAACCCCGACTCGAGGAGCTCCGAGCCGAGCGAACCTCCATGGTCGTGCCCGAGCAGTGCGTGAGCGACCTCGTGGCAGACGATTGCACAGAGTCGCTCGGGGGAGGCCCCCTCGGAGACGACTACGTAGTCCGCCTTGGCTGTCGAGATCAACAGCCCGGAGACCGAGGAAGTCAGGGGAGTGACGAGTAGATGCGTCGCCCTTCTTCGTACCTTCGAGAGGCCAGCCAGCAAATCT
Encoded proteins:
- a CDS encoding thioredoxin domain-containing protein, which codes for MSRSVKLTLGLIAVAAVVFAGFVIFLDPKEDQADSSEATGAATGQLVREDSPRLSEGGEAVFVEYLDFECEACLSLYPAVEEIRAEYGDRVTFVVRYLPLHGNSVEAAKAAEAAGEQGEFEAMYKALFENADEWSHQETSQREAFFGYAEELGLDMERFEQVYDDPATLARIEQSAADAEALGVTSTPTFFVDGERLEPTRVEDLTDPLDAALEG
- a CDS encoding DUF6545 domain-containing protein, with product MMPVSWPYIAAALVSTVLGIERLRRLHGEQITLTQKALIVSMFAVGIGGVAYGTTSITAEFYNVGFVVWHIAASILIGALEIIFLTLRAERVDGVLVRRAVARSAIVTLLLVVAWVEGLLDAGVASSNVIPGDRDFAAIVNLIIFPLHAIWGLAQGVRSSASRIPKEFHRRPVSTIALFMVSIGLAGFIAINVILVVFLNLGQTVGMDKVLAFSPFALGVCVAGAVLLVFGERVLEEISARVELFRLKPLWVRVVELTPQKFHLNVRHLPASARLQRAYVEISDAICTLRVDLDGHPDVEAIVSALRLGEFSADPSAPTLSQALPVRANRREDLELIGALAKVYRERAH
- a CDS encoding HNH endonuclease family protein, translated to MSTAKKRPSRLAGLVRLLLLLGAVALAALSIGARTSDISEVFDHVRDSLLGSSPAQAASEGQWLQSGATSIDPQQLASLDVAQQDRSDDDYERAEFGDGWESTGDGCDVRDTILDRDLVEVAYEAGSDCEVTDGTLHDPYTGTKIQGDLSESIQIDHIVSLSDAWYSGAEDWSAEKRESFANDLDNLVAVDASANMSKSDDSIAEWYTDWDPPSETAQCRYAAQYVDVLASYDLSVTSDDYKLLKKLESDCKDLA
- a CDS encoding DapH/DapD/GlmU-related protein, with the translated sequence MATTKTRAGTGAKVRKRDTGEAGNRGEFGTVTRGEAEVAVPASGTGSGPRVGEEVEIDPSARIDEGVTVGDDAVIGADVTIGPDVTIGEGVVVGDGSTISAGTNIADGARLVEAITVGEGVTIGEDSTIQARATLGDGVILGEEVCVGTESRIGRDVQIEPDTRIGANVTIDENATVGEASEIEKSAKVRHSARIGEQSTIGKSAELQASTVLGDGTSIGSRSRLAGTFGDGLKVGTRSRLLGGATWGHDVEVGDGVKVQVDERSRFADGTNLADKASLSNSCVRGELSMGEDATVAGGKESPGTLDGDVAIGASATLNGAFRVRHGVEVGESAQIDGPKGGFPEDVATELDADCEVMDRARIQPGARLGERTLVGSSAEVGTQVVTGVGTEIGNRATVGDFSRLNGSMISDGAHIGHGVETEHAAYVGEGTVVEDNAVIEPYARVVDDGYVPRGAVVRESEARASRRGPVSPTGWT
- a CDS encoding cation-translocating P-type ATPase; translated protein: MTDPQVDSVDVRNGDDDDGPWWKDREVLLPVLSGIAFLSGLLCEWSGAEIPALALFWSGLLLGASTFTPGAIRALFKGKLGISLLMTISAVGAVILGYIEEAAALAFLYSIAEALEDKAMDRARGGLRALLKLVPDIATVSIDGTWTPLAARDLTAGQVMLVRAGERIATDGIVRSGHSSVDTSAISGESIPVEVEPGNEVSAGVINNAGALEVEATAAGTDNSLTTIVELVEQAQAEKGDRARLADRIARPLVPGVLILATLVALLGSLFGDPELWITRALVVLVAASPCALAISVPITVVAAIGSASKFGVVIKSGAIFERFGGIRHVALDKTGTLTRNEPTVTAVLTIDAVESEVVGWAAALEQHSTHPLAAAITAAAPGAPTATEVMEQAGQGIQGVVGEAVITVGSPRWLASGALAEQVEELEAQGMTVVIVHHKHEPVGAIGVRDELRPEVPEVIRTLSGRGTGITMLTGDNLRTAQALANQAGISDVRAALRPEDKAAAVSELSRTAPVAMIGDGINDAPALAAADIGIAMGATGSDAAIESADVAFTGHDLRLLPAAFDHARRGRRIMNQNIVLSLLIIVVLLPLALSGVLGLAAVVLVHEVAEVVVIANGMRAARTRRRAASQGSYSLVREDLRKSTTTGGQA
- a CDS encoding helix-turn-helix transcriptional regulator, coding for MLTIASRLDVMNRLGRAMADPTRSRILLTLLAAPSYPAVLSRELELTRPNVSNHLSCLRDCGIVVAEPEGRQTRYEIADPHLTAALNALVEVTLAVDESAVCLNPTCSVPGCCDAEALA